In the genome of Phosphitispora fastidiosa, one region contains:
- a CDS encoding YheC/YheD family protein: MPKIYSINLACSPSLPGGSLTVSDYLLRHLRCTFNEEIRLLTGNHSLVVRFRGAHRGNLPSVQIDPGTSRELLLPVPLKMALLADTSSGTWRLGPVIGILAHRNNKKLKPFGEQTSFFRKLINCANRINAVCFAFSPGDIDWENETIHGSIPEDSTKEMQQWKQVIFPFPDVVYDRGLFPKGEKRSMATEVRRFFRKHPRTKLFNPAFFGKWKTHNFLSGHEDICPHLPETMLYTAAADIAKLTARHGTVYLKPSGGSSGKGIIVLKKRDSGYLASYREFRSLKTVVIPDFPQLNTVLDNLIKGRRYIAQQGIRLAKIHGNPFDIRVLMQKNRYGEWLRTGSAARVAAPGNLISNIHAGGHAERITEVLQTVFPNPRLTHRVLDDIRKLSSLIAGFISTEGNPLFGEIAVDLGVDETGKVWVIECNAIPGRSVFRRIGANGIVARAISRPMEYAYYLSGFASQADKYQEEEQS; encoded by the coding sequence TTGCCGAAGATATACAGCATAAACCTTGCCTGTTCACCTTCGCTTCCTGGGGGCAGCCTAACTGTTTCTGATTACCTCTTGCGGCATCTCCGGTGTACTTTTAATGAAGAAATCAGGCTCCTTACAGGTAATCACTCTTTGGTTGTCAGATTCAGGGGCGCCCACCGGGGTAATTTGCCATCAGTGCAGATTGACCCCGGAACCAGCCGGGAACTGCTGCTTCCGGTCCCGTTAAAAATGGCGCTCCTGGCAGACACTTCCTCCGGCACATGGCGCCTGGGACCTGTTATCGGAATTCTGGCCCACCGAAATAACAAAAAATTAAAGCCCTTTGGAGAACAGACATCTTTTTTCCGGAAATTGATTAATTGCGCTAATCGTATCAATGCTGTCTGTTTCGCTTTTTCTCCGGGTGACATCGACTGGGAGAATGAGACCATCCATGGCTCTATACCTGAAGACAGCACTAAGGAAATGCAGCAGTGGAAGCAGGTAATTTTCCCTTTCCCCGATGTCGTTTATGACCGTGGGTTATTCCCGAAAGGAGAAAAACGCAGCATGGCGACAGAGGTTCGGAGATTTTTCAGAAAACACCCCCGGACAAAACTTTTTAACCCTGCCTTTTTCGGGAAATGGAAAACTCATAACTTTCTTTCCGGCCATGAGGATATATGCCCTCATTTGCCGGAAACCATGCTGTACACAGCAGCAGCTGATATCGCCAAACTAACTGCCCGGCATGGTACAGTTTATCTGAAACCCAGCGGCGGAAGCTCAGGAAAAGGTATCATTGTGCTTAAAAAAAGAGATTCCGGATATTTGGCCAGCTACCGGGAATTCCGCAGCCTTAAAACAGTCGTTATTCCGGATTTCCCGCAATTGAATACAGTTCTGGATAATCTAATCAAAGGCCGCAGGTATATTGCCCAACAGGGAATCAGGCTGGCAAAAATTCACGGAAATCCCTTTGACATCAGAGTCCTGATGCAAAAAAACCGGTATGGGGAATGGCTGCGCACCGGAAGCGCCGCCAGAGTCGCTGCCCCGGGAAACCTCATCAGCAACATTCACGCCGGCGGGCATGCAGAGAGAATTACTGAAGTTCTGCAGACCGTTTTCCCCAATCCCCGGCTGACACATAGAGTCCTGGATGATATCAGGAAACTGAGCTCCCTGATAGCCGGCTTTATCTCAACAGAGGGGAATCCCTTATTTGGTGAAATAGCAGTTGACCTGGGAGTTGATGAAACAGGCAAGGTTTGGGTTATCGAATGCAATGCCATCCCGGGCAGGAGTGTTTTCAGGCGTATCGGTGCAAACGGCATCGTTGCCCGGGCTATCTCCCGGCCGATGGAATACGCATATTATCTTTCCGGATTTGCCTCTCAGGCAGATAAATATCAAGAGGAGGAACAGAGCTAA
- the cotE gene encoding outer spore coat protein CotE produces the protein MTTDRPVVREIITKAVCGKGTYKYQRSIDLEIPVKHKIIQVLGNFVSNSAIDEAAIVDKPFQGEAIQVKGHYDVHVWYAYDQETCAAKTTVTFIEFIPLNKFGKKVISNQQASAKIIEKPRCRKAYVKNIGEKTVIRVEIEQLMAAEVLGLTKVKVGVLPPAADSSETVQGRELTAPMAVEASAVSPVKNYYFDLKYDEDLPEDDDDYDY, from the coding sequence ATGACCACCGACCGCCCCGTTGTGCGGGAAATTATTACGAAAGCGGTTTGCGGAAAAGGTACCTACAAATACCAGAGGTCTATTGACCTGGAAATACCGGTAAAACATAAAATCATCCAGGTTTTAGGAAATTTTGTCTCAAATTCGGCAATAGATGAAGCAGCAATTGTAGATAAACCCTTTCAGGGCGAAGCCATCCAGGTCAAAGGCCACTATGATGTCCATGTCTGGTATGCATATGACCAGGAAACCTGTGCCGCAAAGACCACCGTTACGTTTATTGAATTTATACCTCTGAATAAATTCGGTAAGAAAGTTATTTCCAACCAGCAGGCTTCCGCAAAAATAATTGAGAAACCGCGCTGCCGTAAGGCTTATGTGAAAAACATCGGTGAAAAAACAGTTATCAGGGTTGAAATCGAACAACTGATGGCAGCGGAAGTTCTCGGACTGACAAAGGTAAAGGTAGGTGTATTGCCTCCGGCAGCAGACAGCAGCGAGACAGTGCAGGGCCGGGAGCTGACAGCTCCCATGGCTGTGGAAGCAAGCGCTGTAAGTCCGGTAAAAAACTACTATTTTGATCTAAAATATGATGAAGATCTTCCAGAAGATGATGATGATTACGACTACTAA